One Maniola hyperantus chromosome 17, iAphHyp1.2, whole genome shotgun sequence DNA window includes the following coding sequences:
- the LOC138403485 gene encoding uncharacterized protein — MESHVQRRRLAVAAVTFILLKCLRKKSQKRKRRFWVKQIYKNRLESGTQLYAELVSDKVEHNFARMNANQFEILCSLLNNKLRKNDTNYRDAITVKERLLLTLRFLATGDSYVSLQYLFRISKQSISIIIPEVCEAIIDLLNDYVKVPSTKEEWRTVSQQFENKWNFPHVIGAMDGKHVAIQSPFNSGNDFDNYKLFPSIVLFALVDANYRFLHVNVGTKGRISDGGVFKSTNLYKKLEKKELNIPPPEILQVPYKIEVPYYILGDKAFQLNDYTMKPYDGTRERGSCERIFNYRLSRARRVVENAFGVLSSVYRVLRKPMLLEPETATKVVLATVHLYNYLRSNPNFISPGTFDTVQENGDVIPGSWRNEPPSQSLQPMAVVPRRATENATTIRSHLARHFVTNHTIVWQNEYQ; from the exons ATGGAGTCACACGTACAACGGCGGCGTCTTGCCGTTGCAGCAGTAACTTTTATTTTGCTTAAATGCTTGcgcaaaaaatcacaaaaaagaaAACGACGGTTTTGGGTgaaacaaatttacaaaaatcgctTGGAATCTGGGACTCAGCTGTACGCAGAGTTAGTGTCAGATAAAGTTGAACACAATTTTGCAAGAATGAATGCTAATCAATTTGAGATATTGTGTTCATTATTAAATAACAAGCTAAGAAAGAATGATACAAATTATAGAGATGCCATTACTGTGAAGGAAAGATTATTACTAACATTGAGATTTTTAGCAACTGGAGATTCGTACGTCAGTTTGCAGTATCTGTTCCGCATTTCCAAACAGTCTATATCGATAATTATTCCTGAAGTTTGTGAAGCCATCATTGACCTGTTAAATGATTATGTAAAG GTGCCGTCAACTAAAGAAGAATGGCGTACAGTTTCTCAGCAATTCGAGAATAAGTGGAATTTCCCACACGTGATAGGAGCGATGGACGGCAAACACGTCGCTATACAATCGCCTTTTAATAGTGGCAACGACTTTgataattacaaattatttccTAGTATTGTTCTTTTTGCATTAGTAGATGCAAATTATAGGTTCCTGCATGTGAATGTTGGGACTAAAGGCAGAATATCAGATGGAGGCGTGTTCAAAAGCacaaatttatataaaaaacttgaaaaaaaagaGCTAAATATTCCTCCACCGGAGATATTGCAAGTTCCCTATAAAATTGAGGTACCCTATTATATACTAGGTGATAAAGCTTTTCAGCTTAATGATTATACTATGAAACCATACGATGGTACACGGGAAAGGGGTtcttgtgaaagaattttcaactaCCGACTGTCAAGAGCACGTAGAGTAGTTGAAAACGCGTTTGGAGTACTTAGTTCTGTCTACAGAGTCCTGCGTAAACCTATGCTTTTGGAACCAGAAACTGCGACTAAAGTCGTGCTGGCAACGGTTCATCTATATAACTACTTACGCAGTAATCCTAACTTTATATCGCCAGGAACGTTTGATACAGTACAGGAGAATGGAGATGTAATACCTGGAAGCTGGCGAAATGAACCGCCATCACAATCGCTACAACCGATGGCCGTCGTACCAAGAAGAGCAACAGAAAATGCCACTACAATACGGTCCCACTTAGCAAGACACTTTGTTACAAACCATACAATAGTTTGGCAAAATGAATATCAGTAA
- the LOC138403487 gene encoding uncharacterized protein, whose amino-acid sequence MRAVWTVVLVRAIHLAMDISESRRLISLYKEFKCLWDPKDSNYTNRGVRDDAWCQISREMGNKSIENLKKKMRSLAGGYRREKHREKQSRITGSGAQDTYKSKWFAYDDFDFMADKNEPGTTRDTLEHIVESDTTDGELEVNTTVSENENSNITSDTQPERANHHTDQSSEQNDQNAQSSVQTTNKRTKKRKKTTSNNADDISDETLSEAFQLLQQCAQPPQPETDSYIAFGQYISTELRKYDAVTLVNVKNAICQVIFQADTGRYGDSNYGYYTNSYPGTPIASTSSQSQSLQPQNYPAPIPQTSPSAHLASNSSQSQFLKPQDYSLPQSPPN is encoded by the exons ATGCGCGCGGTGTGGACGGTTGTGTTGGTTCGCGCGATCCACCTCGCCATGGACATCTCAGAAAGTCGCCGTTTGATATCGCtttataaagaatttaaatgttTATGGGATCCCAAAGATTCTAATTACACCAATAGAGGTGTTAGAGATGATGCTTGGTGTCAGATTTCTCGTGAAATGGGGAATAAGTCGATCGAGAACCTAAAGAAAAAAATGCGATCTCTGGCGGGAGGCTACAGAAGGGAGAAACACAGAGAGAAGCAAAGCCGTATAACTGGATCCG GTGCTCAAGATACATATAAATCAAAGTGGTTTGCGTATGATGACTTCGACTTTATGGCGGATAAAAATGAACCCGGAACCACACGCGATACATTGGAACATATT GTAGAATCTGATACGACTGATGGGGAACTTGAAGTTAATACTACAGTGAGCGAAAACGAGAACAGTAACATTACTAGTGACACACAACCGGAGAGAGCCAACCACCACACAGATCAGAGTAGCGAGCAGAATGATCAGAATGCACAATCCAGTGtccaaacaacaaacaaaagaacaaaaaaaagaaagaaaactacttCTAATAATGCAGATGACATATCAGATGAAACTCTTTCAGAGGCTTTCCAACTTCTGCAACAATGTGCTCAGCCACCACAACCGGAAACTGATTCTTACATTGCTTTCGGGCAGTATATATCTACTGAATTGCGGAAATATGATGCAGTAACATTAGTTAATGTCAAAAATGCTATATGCCAAGTTATTTTTCAAGCTGACACAGGAAGATATGGGGATAGCAATTATGGATATTACACTAATTCATACCCTGGCACACCAATAGCATCCACTTCATCACAGTCCCAGTCTCTACAACCTCAAAATTATCCAGCTCCAATTCCACAGACATCACCGTCTGCTCATCTAGCCTCCAATTCATCGCAGTCCCAGTTTCTGAAACCTCAGGATTATTCACTTCCACAGTCACCACcgaattaa
- the sigmar gene encoding tumor necrosis factor, alpha-induced protein 8-like protein 2 A, with the protein MVATSMEGGAWCARDISLRAQKKFLSRVGGAASARSLVLDEHAAKLLDQFLTVLRERVEKREAEKLVKHVIKSAVKLGVLRRHGQLSAADERALAAFRSKFHTVLMAVVSFCEVDFSYDRGFLQDALRESHQSLKSVVERHLSDKSVSRLAGVFALASRGDLLDSLFAGQIDENVLKLTRMLRKELDRGLL; encoded by the exons ATGGTAGCCACTT CGATGGAGGGCGGCGCGTGGTGCGCTCGCGACATCTCGCTTCGCGCTCAGAAGAAGTTCCTCTCGAGGGTCGGCGGCGCTGCCAGCGCGCGCTCGCTCGTCCTCGACGAACACGCGGCTAAGCTCCTTGACCAG TTCCTCACAGTGCTAAGGGAGCGTGTAGAGAAGCGCGAAGCAGAGAAGCTGGTGAAGCATGTGATCAAGTCGGCGGTGAAGCTGGGAGTGCTGCGGCGGCACGGCCAGCTGTCGGCTGCGGACGAGCGCGCTCTAGCTGCTTTCCGATCCAAGTTCCAT acGGTGTTGATGGCAGTAGTTTCGTTCTGCGAGGTGGACTTCTCCTACGATCGAGGCTTCCTTCAAGATGCTCTTCGCGAATCCCACCAGTCATTAAA ATCGGTGGTAGAGCGACACTTATCAGACAAATCAGTCTCCAGATTGGCAGGAGTATTTGCACTAGCCTCCAGAGGTGATCTCCTCGATTCTCTATTCGCGGGACAAATTGATGAGAACGTCCTCAAACTCACCAGGATGCTTCGGAAAGAACTGGACAGGGGACTGCTATAA